In Crinalium epipsammum PCC 9333, the following are encoded in one genomic region:
- a CDS encoding LLM class flavin-dependent oxidoreductase, translating to MTKLSVLDLVRIKQGGDARSALDDARDIATHLERWNYRRIWISEHHNSSGIASAATALVLAHIGAATSTIRLAAGGIMLPNHAPYVIAEQFGTLAQLFPGRVDLGLGRAPGTDQMAVRALRRPPQASDSFPQDVIELQTYFEPSSPGQRLVAAPADGTEVPLIILGSSLFGAALAGEVGLPYAFASHFAPDLLLDALRLYRERFKPSKQMDRPYAMVGVNVVAADTDYEARRLATSQQKSFADLFQHGTSGPLEPPINDIDDYWSPRAKAHAGRMLARSVVGGPTIVKEGLEALIQETSADELILVSDVYERAARLRSFEIVASVMGLTTQSLV from the coding sequence ATGACGAAGCTTTCGGTATTAGACCTTGTGCGGATCAAGCAGGGCGGAGATGCCCGATCCGCCCTCGACGACGCGCGGGACATTGCGACCCACTTAGAGCGGTGGAATTACAGGCGCATCTGGATCTCGGAACACCACAACTCCTCCGGGATCGCGAGCGCCGCGACCGCGCTCGTGCTTGCACACATCGGCGCGGCGACGAGTACGATCCGCCTCGCTGCGGGCGGCATCATGCTTCCCAACCACGCTCCCTACGTGATCGCGGAGCAGTTCGGGACGCTCGCCCAACTCTTTCCAGGCCGCGTCGATCTAGGGCTCGGTCGTGCGCCCGGCACCGACCAAATGGCAGTCCGTGCGTTGAGACGACCCCCCCAAGCCTCCGACTCGTTTCCCCAGGACGTGATCGAGCTTCAGACGTACTTCGAGCCTTCGTCTCCCGGACAACGGCTAGTGGCGGCTCCCGCCGATGGGACGGAAGTCCCTTTGATCATCCTGGGTTCGAGCCTGTTCGGTGCGGCGCTGGCAGGAGAGGTTGGTCTGCCCTACGCCTTCGCCTCGCACTTCGCTCCCGACCTTCTCCTGGACGCGCTGAGGCTCTACCGCGAGCGGTTCAAGCCTTCCAAGCAGATGGATCGCCCTTACGCGATGGTCGGCGTGAACGTCGTGGCCGCTGACACAGACTATGAGGCGCGCCGCCTCGCCACCTCGCAGCAGAAGTCGTTCGCCGACCTCTTCCAACACGGCACGTCCGGTCCCCTGGAGCCGCCAATCAACGATATTGACGACTACTGGTCACCCCGAGCAAAGGCGCACGCAGGACGTATGCTCGCCCGCTCGGTGGTTGGTGGGCCGACCATCGTCAAGGAGGGACTGGAAGCACTGATACAAGAGACCTCTGCGGACGAGCTTATCCTCGTATCCGATGTCTACGAACGTGCGGCCCGGCTTCGGTCGTTCGAGATCGTGGCATCGGTCATGGGTTTGACGACACAATCGCTCGTTTAG
- a CDS encoding NADPH-dependent F420 reductase, protein MKIGILGVGHIGKTLARKLSAAGHDVKVANSRGPETIEASVLASGARAVKTTEAVADVEVVILSIPLNRIPAIAPLIANLPAETAVIDTSNYYPHRDVGIDAIEAGQVESLWVVEQLGRPIVKAWNSIGSDSLAKRGKPAGSPDRIALPVAADRDPDRQVGMALVEDTGFDAFDAGTLADSWRQQPGAPCYGTDITRKEIPTALAATERARLPKRRDLAVAAIQERVGDGTTNPDAEYGIRLSRALYM, encoded by the coding sequence ATGAAGATAGGCATTCTTGGCGTTGGCCACATCGGGAAGACTTTGGCACGCAAACTCAGTGCTGCTGGACATGACGTGAAGGTTGCCAACTCTCGCGGCCCAGAGACCATTGAGGCTTCGGTGTTAGCTTCCGGTGCACGCGCAGTCAAGACTACTGAAGCTGTGGCGGACGTTGAGGTGGTGATCCTCTCCATCCCTCTCAACCGTATTCCTGCGATCGCGCCGCTGATCGCCAATTTGCCAGCCGAGACAGCCGTCATCGACACTTCGAATTATTATCCGCACCGTGATGTAGGAATTGACGCTATCGAAGCTGGTCAAGTCGAAAGCCTATGGGTGGTCGAGCAGTTGGGTCGTCCGATAGTCAAGGCTTGGAATTCGATTGGTTCTGACTCTTTGGCAAAGAGGGGAAAGCCAGCGGGGAGTCCAGACCGCATTGCTCTGCCCGTTGCGGCGGATCGCGATCCGGATCGCCAGGTGGGAATGGCGCTCGTTGAGGACACCGGGTTCGACGCATTTGACGCAGGCACGCTCGCCGATTCGTGGCGGCAACAACCTGGCGCACCCTGCTATGGCACAGACATCACCCGTAAGGAGATACCAACCGCGCTGGCGGCAACTGAAAGGGCGCGATTACCTAAGCGGCGTGATCTGGCAGTGGCAGCAATCCAGGAACGGGTTGGGGACGGCACAACTAATCCCGATGCGGAATATGGTATTCGCCTAAGCCGTGCCTTGTATATGTAA
- a CDS encoding MarR family winged helix-turn-helix transcriptional regulator, whose protein sequence is MENRSNINERRQVARQLSFALYSASNRIIRLHKPFLEPLGLTYPQFLVMLALYEDTPRTVGDLGLELGMDNGTLTPLLKRLESAGLVTRTRDQQDERRVLIAITEAGEALREVACSIPEKIETACRLTHKDVVELRDTLDGLGIPLKTKAQEKDPPSN, encoded by the coding sequence ATGGAGAACAGATCAAATATCAACGAACGCAGACAAGTGGCGAGGCAGCTTTCCTTTGCCCTCTACAGTGCGTCCAACCGAATCATTCGGTTGCACAAGCCCTTTCTGGAGCCTTTGGGTCTGACCTATCCGCAGTTTCTGGTTATGCTTGCTCTCTACGAGGACACCCCGCGCACTGTGGGGGATTTAGGGCTTGAACTCGGTATGGATAACGGAACCTTGACACCCCTGTTGAAGCGCCTTGAGAGCGCGGGGTTGGTGACGCGCACCCGTGACCAGCAGGACGAACGCCGCGTGTTGATCGCTATTACAGAAGCTGGCGAGGCACTTCGCGAGGTGGCGTGTTCGATCCCAGAAAAAATCGAGACTGCCTGCCGTCTCACCCACAAAGACGTTGTAGAACTACGCGATACCTTGGATGGGTTGGGAATACCCCTAAAAACCAAGGCTCAAGAAAAAGACCCCCCCTCCAACTGA
- a CDS encoding RNA-guided endonuclease InsQ/TnpB family protein, with translation MLDTLKVRIYPNKGQQEALAKSFGCSRFVFNYYLNKTNTQYEETGKGMSYCDMAKDLTQIKKLSDYEWLTEVTAATLQQTLKNLESAFKNFFSKRARFPKFKSKHRHQSIRYPESCSIKNGGLKLPKLGIVKASISRSINGKIKSVTVSQTSTDKYFAAILFETDDLATAKQGKISSIDLGLNSLVTVFDGEKFSKVDPIKPTRRYAKRLRRRQQALSRKKKGSLNRQKQVKRVARVHEKIANTRQDSLHKISRKLVDENQAIIAENLCIKGLARTKLAKSIHDAGFGMLLNFIGYKLEREGGIFLQVDRFFPSTKLCNGCKFKNNSLNLSVREWVCPECKIHHDRDENATQNLREEGIKILSTNTVGHTEIQACGEEVRLVGTCTKKRSSVKQESPVTAQA, from the coding sequence ATGTTAGACACACTTAAGGTCAGAATTTACCCAAACAAAGGACAGCAAGAAGCCCTAGCTAAAAGCTTTGGCTGTTCTAGGTTTGTGTTTAATTATTACCTAAACAAAACTAACACTCAGTACGAAGAAACGGGTAAGGGAATGAGCTATTGCGACATGGCGAAAGACCTAACCCAAATTAAAAAGCTATCGGATTATGAATGGTTAACAGAAGTAACTGCTGCTACATTACAGCAAACACTTAAAAATTTAGAATCAGCCTTTAAGAATTTCTTTTCTAAAAGGGCAAGATTCCCTAAGTTCAAAAGTAAACATAGGCATCAGTCAATCCGTTATCCAGAAAGCTGTTCAATTAAAAATGGTGGTCTAAAACTACCTAAACTTGGCATCGTTAAAGCAAGTATTTCAAGAAGTATTAACGGCAAAATTAAATCTGTAACTGTTTCTCAAACAAGCACAGATAAATATTTTGCAGCAATATTGTTTGAAACTGATGATTTAGCTACTGCAAAGCAAGGGAAAATATCAAGCATTGACTTAGGCTTAAATAGTCTAGTTACTGTATTTGATGGTGAGAAATTTTCTAAGGTTGACCCAATCAAACCTACTAGAAGATACGCCAAACGATTAAGACGCAGACAACAGGCATTATCTAGAAAGAAAAAAGGCTCTTTAAACCGTCAAAAACAGGTTAAGAGAGTTGCTAGAGTTCACGAAAAAATAGCAAACACAAGACAAGATTCCCTTCATAAAATCTCACGAAAGCTAGTTGACGAAAACCAAGCCATTATAGCAGAAAACCTTTGTATCAAAGGATTAGCGCGAACCAAACTAGCAAAATCAATACATGATGCTGGATTTGGAATGTTGCTTAATTTCATAGGCTATAAGCTGGAGCGAGAAGGAGGAATATTTTTACAAGTTGACAGATTCTTTCCTAGTACAAAACTTTGTAATGGTTGCAAGTTTAAGAATAATTCATTGAATCTCAGCGTCCGTGAATGGGTTTGTCCAGAGTGTAAAATCCACCACGATCGGGATGAAAATGCAACACAAAATCTTAGGGAAGAAGGCATAAAAATACTGTCAACAAATACTGTGGGACACACAGAAATTCAAGCTTGTGGAGAAGAAGTAAGACTCGTTGGTACTTGTACCAAAAAGCGTTCTTCTGTGAAGCAAGAATCTCCCGTCACAGCGCAAGCTTGA
- a CDS encoding ankyrin repeat domain-containing protein — MIENNRVEVLQWLIIEGCDVEATDDFDNTALMMATERGATDCVRILLKAGANAGRANNYEDRAIQMATNLEIVRMLVAFGEDLSDINDDMRRLLTGINRSTFSLSKLSPQQYFADKNPRFGRTNPELMEIPFWQAMIREDISAYTAKQFFYDYDTENWQDLTELMEIPFWQAMIREDISKKKAKQLFYDTENCQELTWCYQRFGRTITQLPDGRIIEIAGEHEDSYDPDFCIYNDVVVYQGDGNFQIFGYPEDVFPPTDFHSATLVGKYIYIIGNLGYVDARKYYETPVYRLHCHTLKIDKIETTGDKPGWISRHQAYYKEPNQIYITGGKLLMNDKKSKYIDNSVDYVLDLIKLTWSRVSLTESY, encoded by the coding sequence ATGATAGAAAATAATAGGGTCGAAGTCCTACAGTGGCTAATTATAGAGGGATGTGATGTTGAAGCTACTGATGATTTTGACAACACTGCTTTAATGATGGCTACAGAGCGTGGTGCAACTGATTGCGTCAGAATTTTATTAAAGGCTGGTGCAAATGCTGGCAGGGCTAATAATTACGAGGACAGAGCCATTCAGATGGCAACTAATCTAGAAATTGTGAGAATGCTAGTTGCATTTGGTGAAGATCTGAGTGATATTAACGATGATATGCGGCGATTACTCACCGGAATTAACCGCAGCACATTCTCACTCTCAAAATTATCACCACAGCAGTATTTTGCTGACAAGAATCCCCGCTTTGGCCGCACTAATCCAGAGTTGATGGAAATCCCTTTTTGGCAAGCAATGATTAGAGAAGATATTTCTGCTTATACAGCCAAACAGTTTTTTTACGATTACGATACAGAAAATTGGCAAGACTTAACAGAGTTGATGGAAATCCCTTTTTGGCAAGCGATGATTAGAGAAGATATTTCCAAGAAAAAAGCCAAACAGCTTTTTTACGATACAGAAAATTGCCAAGAATTAACATGGTGCTATCAGCGATTTGGCAGAACCATTACACAATTACCAGACGGTAGAATTATCGAGATTGCAGGGGAACATGAAGACTCCTATGATCCTGATTTTTGTATCTATAACGATGTTGTAGTTTATCAAGGTGATGGTAATTTCCAGATTTTTGGCTATCCAGAAGATGTATTCCCGCCAACTGATTTCCATTCGGCGACATTAGTTGGAAAATACATCTATATTATTGGTAATTTAGGATATGTAGATGCAAGAAAATATTATGAAACTCCGGTTTATCGGTTACATTGCCATACATTGAAAATAGACAAGATAGAGACTACTGGAGATAAGCCAGGATGGATCAGCCGTCATCAAGCATACTACAAAGAACCGAACCAAATTTATATTACTGGTGGTAAATTGTTGATGAATGATAAAAAATCAAAATATATAGATAACTCTGTGGATTACGTCTTAGATTTAATCAAATTAACTTGGAGTCGTGTCTCTTTAACAGAATCATACTAG
- a CDS encoding phytochelatin synthase family protein: MDAEGFYRRALPPQCIAFSSAQGRKIFAEALTLGGMEGYFALAEQFHTQVEPAFCGLGTLVVVLNALSIDPGRIWKGVWRWYGEEFLDCCKPLPVVKEEGITFDELACLARCNGAKVASYRSHQSSLEQFRQTIKEATSSPQDLHIIVSYSRQILGQTGDGHFSPVGGYHAERDLVLILDVARFKYPPHWVPLPLLWDALQPIDLVTGKGRGYMLLSKADTGNHTFYHVALDQYQWATVAPYFTKTLPQILAKNQPDSVIELVQTILQNLPPEFLTIVTNKINNKLLKLSSDVQGLWQQLLTEIHAHPLFAVIKTAKAASSNQENDPRFQWVSHQENLPDLLTMLLLSCPECLYFNLQEHLLNQVRELREVEQMSTLMRQEVIRLREQISALHELSLKLQIL; encoded by the coding sequence ATGGATGCCGAAGGGTTTTACCGCCGAGCTTTACCACCCCAATGTATTGCTTTTTCCTCAGCACAAGGCAGGAAAATTTTTGCTGAGGCACTAACTTTAGGAGGTATGGAGGGATACTTCGCCTTAGCTGAACAGTTTCATACCCAAGTAGAACCAGCTTTTTGTGGATTAGGAACGCTGGTAGTTGTATTAAACGCCTTATCTATTGACCCTGGTCGCATCTGGAAAGGTGTATGGCGATGGTACGGCGAAGAATTCCTTGATTGTTGTAAACCGCTTCCCGTTGTGAAAGAAGAAGGGATAACTTTTGATGAACTGGCGTGTTTGGCGCGTTGCAATGGTGCAAAAGTTGCATCTTATCGTTCTCACCAAAGCAGTTTAGAACAATTCCGCCAAACTATTAAGGAAGCAACTTCATCACCTCAAGATCTGCATATAATAGTTTCCTACTCTCGTCAAATTTTGGGACAAACTGGGGATGGACACTTTTCTCCCGTAGGTGGCTATCACGCTGAGCGCGATTTAGTACTGATTTTGGATGTAGCACGATTTAAATACCCACCTCACTGGGTACCTTTACCTTTACTTTGGGATGCCTTGCAACCGATTGATTTAGTTACTGGCAAAGGTAGGGGGTATATGTTGCTATCTAAAGCTGATACTGGCAACCACACCTTTTATCATGTAGCCCTAGATCAGTATCAATGGGCAACAGTAGCGCCTTATTTCACTAAAACATTACCCCAAATATTAGCAAAAAATCAACCTGATTCGGTAATAGAATTAGTGCAAACTATTTTACAGAATTTACCGCCAGAGTTTCTTACAATTGTTACCAATAAAATTAACAATAAACTATTAAAGTTATCTAGTGATGTTCAGGGTTTATGGCAACAGTTATTAACTGAAATTCATGCTCATCCTTTATTCGCAGTAATTAAAACTGCTAAAGCCGCTAGTAGTAATCAAGAAAATGATCCCAGATTTCAGTGGGTATCTCACCAAGAAAACTTACCAGATTTGCTAACTATGTTATTACTATCTTGTCCTGAATGCTTGTATTTCAACCTTCAAGAGCATTTACTTAACCAAGTTAGGGAATTGCGAGAAGTAGAGCAAATGTCCACATTAATGCGGCAAGAAGTAATCCGACTGCGAGAACAAATATCAGCACTACATGAATTAAGCCTAAAACTGCAAATTTTATAG
- a CDS encoding SDR family NAD(P)-dependent oxidoreductase — MNRLITRPLAVVTGASNGIGYELAKQFAQNGFDLLVTATGATINQAAQDFEALGAKVETIQADLATYDGVEALYSKIKATGRPVEAIAINAGVGVGGEFAHETDLKDELNLINLNVVSSVHLAKRVVKDMVELGQGRILFTSSIAAIMPGPFEAVYAASKAFIHSFAEAIRNELKDTGVSVTSLMPGPTDTNFFHRAGMDDTKVGAKKNDDPAVVAKQGFEALMAGKDAVIAGSVMTQIQGNVSKVLPETLNAELHRHLTEPGSANK; from the coding sequence ATGAATCGTTTAATAACACGACCCTTAGCTGTTGTCACAGGTGCTTCTAATGGCATCGGTTATGAGCTAGCCAAACAGTTTGCCCAAAATGGTTTTGATCTTCTGGTGACAGCAACTGGAGCCACTATTAATCAAGCAGCTCAAGACTTTGAGGCACTAGGTGCTAAAGTTGAAACCATTCAAGCAGATCTGGCTACTTACGATGGAGTAGAAGCACTTTACAGCAAAATCAAAGCGACTGGACGACCTGTGGAAGCGATCGCCATCAATGCTGGTGTGGGTGTAGGCGGCGAATTTGCTCACGAAACTGATCTTAAGGACGAACTCAATCTGATTAACCTGAATGTTGTTTCATCAGTTCACCTAGCAAAACGGGTGGTGAAAGATATGGTTGAACTCGGTCAGGGTCGTATTCTGTTTACCTCATCAATTGCAGCCATCATGCCGGGCCCGTTTGAGGCAGTCTACGCGGCATCCAAAGCCTTCATCCACTCCTTTGCCGAAGCGATTCGCAACGAGTTGAAGGATACAGGGGTGAGTGTGACATCACTGATGCCTGGGCCAACAGATACTAACTTTTTCCACCGCGCTGGCATGGATGATACCAAAGTGGGTGCCAAGAAAAACGATGATCCAGCTGTTGTTGCTAAGCAGGGATTTGAAGCATTGATGGCAGGCAAAGATGCAGTAATTGCTGGTTCGGTAATGACTCAAATTCAGGGCAATGTTAGTAAGGTATTGCCAGAGACTCTCAACGCCGAACTACATCGTCATCTGACAGAACCAGGCTCCGCCAACAAGTAA
- a CDS encoding SDR family oxidoreductase: MATYLVTGANRGIGYEYCRQLQARGNVVIAVCRQASDELKQLGVQLEEGVDITSDASVLHLRDRLGDTVIDALINNAGIIKRVTLEDLDFDNIRQQFEVNALGTLRVTHALLPLLKSGSKIVLMTSRMGSIADNTSGNSYGYRMSKVALSMAGKSLSIDLKPRGIAVAILHPGLVQTRMTNFTANGITAEESVKGLLARINELTLENTGTFWHANGEVLPW; the protein is encoded by the coding sequence ATGGCAACATATCTGGTTACGGGCGCTAATCGTGGGATTGGTTACGAATACTGTCGCCAACTGCAAGCACGGGGTAATGTTGTTATTGCTGTCTGTCGCCAAGCTTCTGATGAATTGAAGCAGCTAGGGGTGCAGCTTGAGGAAGGTGTTGATATTACATCGGACGCTTCGGTTCTGCACCTGCGCGATCGCCTGGGTGATACTGTAATAGATGCTCTGATTAATAATGCCGGAATCATTAAGCGTGTCACACTGGAAGATTTAGATTTTGATAACATTCGCCAGCAATTTGAAGTTAATGCTCTAGGGACTTTACGAGTAACTCATGCACTACTGCCACTCTTGAAATCTGGCTCCAAAATAGTGTTAATGACGAGTCGGATGGGTTCAATTGCAGATAATACCTCTGGCAATTCCTATGGCTATCGGATGTCTAAAGTGGCGTTGTCGATGGCAGGTAAATCCTTATCTATTGATCTTAAACCCCGTGGGATTGCGGTAGCAATTCTCCATCCTGGGTTAGTTCAAACTCGTATGACCAATTTTACTGCTAATGGCATCACGGCGGAAGAATCTGTAAAAGGATTATTAGCTCGAATTAATGAGTTGACATTGGAGAATACAGGTACTTTTTGGCACGCCAATGGAGAAGTACTACCTTGGTAG
- a CDS encoding aldo/keto reductase has translation MKYIRLGNTGLKVSRICLGTMTYGSPKWREWVLPEEESRPFIKTSLEAGINFFDTADMYSLGESEAVLGRALKEFAKREQVVIATKVFNPMSDDPNDRGLSRKHIFDSIDASLRRLQTDYVDLYQIHRWDNETPICETLEALHDLVKVGKVRYIGASSMYAWQFAKALYLADLHGWTRFVSMQNHYNLVYREEEREMLPLCRAEGIGVIPWSPLARGFLAGNRQKETKGETTRAKTDDFAHQLYYQDSDFHVVDCVVELAKDRGVAPAQIALAWLLHQPGITAPIIGASKMSHLEDALAALEIELSNQECQSLEEFYQPHPVLGHQ, from the coding sequence ATGAAATACATCAGGCTTGGCAACACGGGATTGAAAGTTTCGCGAATATGCTTGGGTACTATGACTTATGGCAGTCCTAAGTGGCGGGAATGGGTATTGCCAGAAGAAGAAAGCCGTCCTTTTATAAAGACTTCGCTTGAAGCTGGTATCAACTTTTTTGACACCGCCGATATGTATTCCCTAGGAGAGAGTGAAGCCGTTTTAGGTCGAGCATTGAAGGAGTTTGCCAAGCGCGAACAAGTAGTCATTGCAACCAAAGTATTTAACCCTATGAGCGACGATCCAAACGATCGCGGTTTGTCTCGCAAGCATATCTTTGATAGCATTGATGCTTCGTTGCGACGGTTACAAACCGACTATGTAGATTTGTACCAGATTCATCGCTGGGACAACGAAACACCGATCTGTGAAACCCTAGAAGCTTTACATGACTTAGTTAAAGTAGGCAAAGTTAGATACATTGGCGCATCCAGTATGTATGCGTGGCAATTTGCCAAAGCGTTGTATCTAGCAGATTTGCATGGATGGACTCGCTTTGTATCAATGCAGAACCACTACAACCTGGTATATCGAGAAGAAGAGCGAGAGATGCTACCTTTATGTCGGGCAGAAGGAATTGGCGTAATTCCTTGGAGTCCACTGGCGCGGGGATTTCTAGCAGGAAATCGGCAAAAGGAAACGAAAGGAGAAACAACCCGTGCAAAAACTGATGACTTTGCTCACCAGCTTTACTATCAAGATTCGGATTTTCATGTGGTTGATTGTGTGGTTGAGTTAGCTAAAGATCGTGGCGTTGCTCCGGCTCAAATTGCTCTGGCTTGGCTGTTGCATCAACCAGGAATTACGGCTCCGATTATTGGCGCGAGTAAGATGAGTCACTTGGAAGATGCACTTGCAGCATTGGAGATTGAATTAAGTAATCAGGAGTGTCAATCGTTGGAGGAATTTTACCAACCGCATCCAGTGTTAGGACATCAGTAA
- a CDS encoding SWIM zinc finger family protein — protein sequence MPIPKLDEATIRRYATAQSFERGEVYYHSGAVTTLNERGYILQAEVEGNQAYGYRVSCNFDDGGIREANCTCPYDWDGWCKHIVAVLLVCIREPQRIEQLPSLEQLLDRLDLVQTQRLVQDLVAQQPELISIIDRFVNLLFNPAPQQQQLKPQRLTPIDPKPFRQQVKQILRDGIRGLEYGEEDEQITENLLDLIQSAQEFSHQGDGNNALVILEAITAACVEDWDNVYEYGLDNDEVASALNEAWTQAILTAELTDEEQVDLRVNLEAWQDE from the coding sequence ATGCCTATCCCTAAACTTGACGAAGCTACTATCCGGCGTTATGCCACTGCCCAATCTTTTGAGCGGGGTGAAGTATACTACCACTCAGGTGCTGTTACGACTCTGAACGAGCGGGGTTATATCCTACAAGCAGAAGTAGAAGGTAATCAAGCCTATGGCTATCGAGTTAGTTGCAACTTTGATGATGGCGGGATTAGGGAAGCTAATTGTACCTGTCCCTATGATTGGGATGGCTGGTGCAAACATATTGTCGCAGTGTTGTTAGTCTGTATACGAGAACCGCAAAGAATTGAACAACTCCCTTCATTAGAACAGTTGTTAGATCGTCTTGATTTAGTGCAAACTCAACGGTTAGTACAAGATTTAGTAGCACAACAACCAGAACTAATATCCATTATTGATCGCTTTGTCAATTTGCTCTTTAACCCCGCACCCCAGCAGCAACAGTTAAAACCCCAACGCCTTACCCCCATAGATCCAAAACCTTTCCGACAACAGGTAAAGCAGATTTTACGAGATGGTATTCGTGGCTTAGAATACGGGGAAGAAGATGAGCAAATTACAGAAAATTTATTAGATTTAATCCAATCAGCCCAGGAATTTAGCCATCAAGGAGACGGCAATAATGCACTCGTTATTCTAGAAGCAATTACTGCGGCTTGTGTTGAAGATTGGGACAACGTTTATGAGTACGGTCTTGACAACGATGAGGTAGCATCAGCATTAAATGAAGCTTGGACACAAGCAATTCTCACGGCTGAACTTACGGACGAAGAACAAGTAGATTTGAGGGTGAATTTAGAAGCATGGCAAGATGAGTAG
- a CDS encoding DUF2786 domain-containing protein, whose product MLDKTIIEKINKLLALATSSNENEAAVAAQKASLLLAQYNLSLADLGSQDLTDITELVVETTTRFISWKMLLLCGIAEANGCQAFRNNYNGNMRLIGSHASLIVCQNMYEYLIKTIERRANYRQGRGRAYLNAFRVGCATRLSQRWLSSRRSN is encoded by the coding sequence ATGCTTGATAAAACTATTATTGAAAAAATTAATAAGCTTTTAGCACTAGCAACTTCTTCCAATGAAAATGAAGCGGCAGTAGCTGCTCAAAAAGCATCATTGCTACTAGCCCAGTACAATTTGAGTTTAGCTGATTTAGGTAGTCAGGACTTAACTGATATTACTGAATTAGTTGTTGAAACTACTACAAGATTTATTAGCTGGAAAATGTTGCTATTATGTGGAATTGCTGAAGCTAATGGCTGTCAAGCATTTCGTAATAATTATAACGGCAATATGAGATTGATTGGTAGTCATGCCAGCTTAATAGTTTGCCAAAATATGTATGAATATTTAATTAAAACAATTGAGCGACGTGCCAATTATCGCCAAGGAAGAGGACGCGCTTACCTCAACGCTTTTCGAGTTGGATGTGCTACTAGATTAAGTCAAAGATGGCTATCAAGTAGGAGATCAAATTAG